The Vitis riparia cultivar Riparia Gloire de Montpellier isolate 1030 chromosome 10, EGFV_Vit.rip_1.0, whole genome shotgun sequence genome includes a region encoding these proteins:
- the LOC117923398 gene encoding pentatricopeptide repeat-containing protein At3g29230-like isoform X4, with protein sequence MSRTPNPLTNPPSNPQILSLFNPCKTLRHLKQLHAQIITHHNSPFQLSALASLSALSPFPTFLAYAKTIFHHLQNPPPSLYNSLIRALSSSKTPLEALPLYHTMLQSGLKPDHMMYPFVIKACNESSVTWFGLLVHTHVVKSGFECDSYIVSSLIHLYANGKDLGAAKQLFNLCSDRDVVSWNAMIDGYVKHVEMGHARMVFDRMVCRDVISWNTMINGYAIVGKIDEAKRLFDEMPERNLVSWNSMLAGFVKCGNVEDAFGLFSEMPCRDVVSWNSMLACYAQCGKLNEALALFDQMRAVGVKPTEATVVSLLLACAHLGALDKGLHLHTYINDNRIEVNSIVGTALVDMYAKCGKISLATQVFNAMESKDVLAWNTIIAGMAIHGNVKEAQQLFKEMKDAGVEPNDITFVAMLGACSHAGMVDEGQKLLDCMSSSYGIEPKIEHYGCVIDLLACAGFLEEAMELIGTMPMEPNPSALGALLGGCRIHGNFELGEMVGKRLINLQPCHSATSSSQTYMQQQKNGTMQEK encoded by the exons ATGAGCAGAACTCCAAACCCACTCACAAATCCTCCTTCAAACCCTCAAATCCTCTCCCTCTTCAACCCCTGCAAAACCCTGAGACATCTCAAACAACTCCATGCCCAGATCATCACCCACCATAACTCTCCTTTTCAACTCTCTGCCTTGGCCTCTCTCTCTGCCCTTTCCCCATTTCCAACGTTCCTGGCCTATGCCAAGACCATCTTCCACCACCTCCAAAACCCACCTCCCTCACTCTACAACTCCCTCATCAGAGCCCTCTCCTCAAGTAAAACCCCACTTGAAGCACTCCCATTGTACCACACTATGCTCCAAAGTGGCCTAAAGCCTGATCACATGATGTACCCTTTTGTTATAAAAGCTTGTAATGAGTCATCCGTGACTTGGTTTGGGTTATTGGTTCATACCCATGTTGTTAAAAGTGGTTTTGAGTGCGATTCTTATATTGTCAGCTCTTTGATTCATTTATATGCAAATGGGAAAGATTTGGGTGCTGCTAAGCAGCTTTTTAATCTGTGTTCTGACAGAGATGTGGTTTCTTGGAATGCAATGATTGATGGGTATGTTAAGCATGTTGAAATGGGGCATGCTCGGATGGTGTTTGATAGGATGGTGTGTAGGGACGTGATTTCTTGGAATACTATGATCAATGGCTATGCAATTGTTGGGAAGATTGACGAAGCTAAGAGactgtttgatgaaatgcctgAAAGAAATCTGGTATCTTGGAATTCCATGTTGGCTGGGTTTGTCAAATGCGGGAATGTGGAGGACGCTTTTGGGCTGTTCAGCGAGATGCCTTGTAGGGATGTAGTGTCATGGAACTCCATGTTGGCGTGCTACGCGCAGTGTGGGAAGCTGAATGAGGCCCTGGCACTTTTTGATCAAATGCGGGCTGTGGGCGTAAAGCCAACTGAAGCAACTGTTGTCAGCCTCTTATTGGCTTGTGCCCATTTGGGCGCTTTGGATAAGGGTTTGCATTTGCATACTTATATCAATGATAACAGAATTGAGGTCAATTCCATTGTTGGTACTGCACTTGTGGACATGTATGCGAAATGTGGAAAAATTTCCCTTGCCACGCAAGTTTTTAATGCAATGGAGTCCAAAGATGTTCTAGCTTGGAACACAATCATAGCAGGCATGGCCATACACGGCAATGTCAAAGAAGCCCAACAGCTTTTCAAGGAGATGAAAGACGCAGGTGTTGAACCAAATGACATAACCTTTGTAGCTATGCTCGGTGCCTGTAGCCATGCTGGAATGGTGGATGAAGGTCAAAAACTCTTAGACTGCATGAGCAGCAGTTATGGGATTGAACCAAAGATTGAGCATTATGGTTGTGTTATTGATCTCCTTGCCTGTGCAGGGTTCTTGGAGGAGGCTATGGAACTTATAGGGACTATGCCCATGGAGCCCAACCCAAGCGCGTTGGGGGCATTGCTTGGAGGCTGCAGGATCCATGGCAACTTTGAGCTGGGTGAGATGGTGGGAAAACGCCTCATCAACCTTCAGCCATGCCACAGTG CTACATCCTCCTCTCAAACATATATGCAGCAGCAAAAAAATGGGACGATGCAAGAAAAGTGA
- the LOC117923398 gene encoding pentatricopeptide repeat-containing protein At1g08070, chloroplastic-like isoform X1: protein MSRTPNPLTNPPSNPQILSLFNPCKTLRHLKQLHAQIITHHNSPFQLSALASLSALSPFPTFLAYAKTIFHHLQNPPPSLYNSLIRALSSSKTPLEALPLYHTMLQSGLKPDHMMYPFVIKACNESSVTWFGLLVHTHVVKSGFECDSYIVSSLIHLYANGKDLGAAKQLFNLCSDRDVVSWNAMIDGYVKHVEMGHARMVFDRMVCRDVISWNTMINGYAIVGKIDEAKRLFDEMPERNLVSWNSMLAGFVKCGNVEDAFGLFSEMPCRDVVSWNSMLACYAQCGKLNEALALFDQMRAVGVKPTEATVVSLLLACAHLGALDKGLHLHTYINDNRIEVNSIVGTALVDMYAKCGKISLATQVFNAMESKDVLAWNTIIAGMAIHGNVKEAQQLFKEMKDAGVEPNDITFVAMLGACSHAGMVDEGQKLLDCMSSSYGIEPKIEHYGCVIDLLACAGFLEEAMELIGTMPMEPNPSALGALLGGCRIHGNFELGEMVGKRLINLQPCHSGRYILLSNIYAAAKKWDDARKVRNLMKVNGISKVPGVSVIELKGMVHRFVAGDWSHPESNKIYEKLNEIHTRLKSAIGYSADTGNVLLDMEEEDKEHALAVHSEKLAIAYGLLHLDSKEAIRIVKNLRVCRDCHHVIKLISKVYGREIIVRDRNRFHHFEDGECSCLDFW, encoded by the exons ATGAGCAGAACTCCAAACCCACTCACAAATCCTCCTTCAAACCCTCAAATCCTCTCCCTCTTCAACCCCTGCAAAACCCTGAGACATCTCAAACAACTCCATGCCCAGATCATCACCCACCATAACTCTCCTTTTCAACTCTCTGCCTTGGCCTCTCTCTCTGCCCTTTCCCCATTTCCAACGTTCCTGGCCTATGCCAAGACCATCTTCCACCACCTCCAAAACCCACCTCCCTCACTCTACAACTCCCTCATCAGAGCCCTCTCCTCAAGTAAAACCCCACTTGAAGCACTCCCATTGTACCACACTATGCTCCAAAGTGGCCTAAAGCCTGATCACATGATGTACCCTTTTGTTATAAAAGCTTGTAATGAGTCATCCGTGACTTGGTTTGGGTTATTGGTTCATACCCATGTTGTTAAAAGTGGTTTTGAGTGCGATTCTTATATTGTCAGCTCTTTGATTCATTTATATGCAAATGGGAAAGATTTGGGTGCTGCTAAGCAGCTTTTTAATCTGTGTTCTGACAGAGATGTGGTTTCTTGGAATGCAATGATTGATGGGTATGTTAAGCATGTTGAAATGGGGCATGCTCGGATGGTGTTTGATAGGATGGTGTGTAGGGACGTGATTTCTTGGAATACTATGATCAATGGCTATGCAATTGTTGGGAAGATTGACGAAGCTAAGAGactgtttgatgaaatgcctgAAAGAAATCTGGTATCTTGGAATTCCATGTTGGCTGGGTTTGTCAAATGCGGGAATGTGGAGGACGCTTTTGGGCTGTTCAGCGAGATGCCTTGTAGGGATGTAGTGTCATGGAACTCCATGTTGGCGTGCTACGCGCAGTGTGGGAAGCTGAATGAGGCCCTGGCACTTTTTGATCAAATGCGGGCTGTGGGCGTAAAGCCAACTGAAGCAACTGTTGTCAGCCTCTTATTGGCTTGTGCCCATTTGGGCGCTTTGGATAAGGGTTTGCATTTGCATACTTATATCAATGATAACAGAATTGAGGTCAATTCCATTGTTGGTACTGCACTTGTGGACATGTATGCGAAATGTGGAAAAATTTCCCTTGCCACGCAAGTTTTTAATGCAATGGAGTCCAAAGATGTTCTAGCTTGGAACACAATCATAGCAGGCATGGCCATACACGGCAATGTCAAAGAAGCCCAACAGCTTTTCAAGGAGATGAAAGACGCAGGTGTTGAACCAAATGACATAACCTTTGTAGCTATGCTCGGTGCCTGTAGCCATGCTGGAATGGTGGATGAAGGTCAAAAACTCTTAGACTGCATGAGCAGCAGTTATGGGATTGAACCAAAGATTGAGCATTATGGTTGTGTTATTGATCTCCTTGCCTGTGCAGGGTTCTTGGAGGAGGCTATGGAACTTATAGGGACTATGCCCATGGAGCCCAACCCAAGCGCGTTGGGGGCATTGCTTGGAGGCTGCAGGATCCATGGCAACTTTGAGCTGGGTGAGATGGTGGGAAAACGCCTCATCAACCTTCAGCCATGCCACAGTGGCCG CTACATCCTCCTCTCAAACATATATGCAGCAGCAAAAAAATGGGACGATGCAAGAAAAGTGAGGAACCTTATGAAGGTCAACGGCATTTCCAAGGTGCCAGGAGTGAGCGTGATTGAGCTGAAAGGCATGGTGCATCGATTTGTGGCTGGTGATTGGTCACACCCGGAATCAAACAAGATATATGAGAAGTTGAATGAGATACACACAAGGCTGAAGAGTGCAATTGGGTATTCAGCAGATACCGGGAATGTGTTGTTGGACATGGAAGAGGAAGATAAAGAACATGCTCTAGCTGTTCATAGTGAGAAGCTGGCCATTGCTTATGGGCTACTACACTTGGATTCAAAAGAAGCCATTAGGATTGTGAAGAACCTTAGGGTTTGCAGAGATTGTCACCATGTCATCAAGCTGATTTCAAAGGTTTATGGGCGAGAAATTATTGTAAGGGATCGGAATCGGTTTCATCATTTTGAAGATGGTGAATGTTCCTGTCTTGATTTTTGGTAG
- the LOC117923398 gene encoding pentatricopeptide repeat-containing protein At1g08070, chloroplastic-like isoform X2 — MSRTPNPLTNPPSNPQILSLFNPCKTLRHLKQLHAQIITHHNSPFQLSALASLSALSPFPTFLAYAKTIFHHLQNPPPSLYNSLIRALSSSKTPLEALPLYHTMLQSGLKPDHMMYPFVIKACNESSVTWFGLLVHTHVVKSGFECDSYIVSSLIHLYANGKDLGAAKQLFNLCSDRDVVSWNAMIDGYVKHVEMGHARMVFDRMVCRDVISWNTMINGYAIVGKIDEAKRLFDEMPERNLVSWNSMLAGFVKCGNVEDAFGLFSEMPCRDVVSWNSMLACYAQCGKLNEALALFDQMRAVGVKPTEATVVSLLLACAHLGALDKGLHLHTYINDNRIEVNSIVGTALVDMYAKCGKISLATQVFNAMESKDVLAWNTIIAGMAIHGNVKEAQQLFKEMKDAGVEPNDITFVAMLGACSHAGMVDEGFLEEAMELIGTMPMEPNPSALGALLGGCRIHGNFELGEMVGKRLINLQPCHSGRYILLSNIYAAAKKWDDARKVRNLMKVNGISKVPGVSVIELKGMVHRFVAGDWSHPESNKIYEKLNEIHTRLKSAIGYSADTGNVLLDMEEEDKEHALAVHSEKLAIAYGLLHLDSKEAIRIVKNLRVCRDCHHVIKLISKVYGREIIVRDRNRFHHFEDGECSCLDFW, encoded by the exons ATGAGCAGAACTCCAAACCCACTCACAAATCCTCCTTCAAACCCTCAAATCCTCTCCCTCTTCAACCCCTGCAAAACCCTGAGACATCTCAAACAACTCCATGCCCAGATCATCACCCACCATAACTCTCCTTTTCAACTCTCTGCCTTGGCCTCTCTCTCTGCCCTTTCCCCATTTCCAACGTTCCTGGCCTATGCCAAGACCATCTTCCACCACCTCCAAAACCCACCTCCCTCACTCTACAACTCCCTCATCAGAGCCCTCTCCTCAAGTAAAACCCCACTTGAAGCACTCCCATTGTACCACACTATGCTCCAAAGTGGCCTAAAGCCTGATCACATGATGTACCCTTTTGTTATAAAAGCTTGTAATGAGTCATCCGTGACTTGGTTTGGGTTATTGGTTCATACCCATGTTGTTAAAAGTGGTTTTGAGTGCGATTCTTATATTGTCAGCTCTTTGATTCATTTATATGCAAATGGGAAAGATTTGGGTGCTGCTAAGCAGCTTTTTAATCTGTGTTCTGACAGAGATGTGGTTTCTTGGAATGCAATGATTGATGGGTATGTTAAGCATGTTGAAATGGGGCATGCTCGGATGGTGTTTGATAGGATGGTGTGTAGGGACGTGATTTCTTGGAATACTATGATCAATGGCTATGCAATTGTTGGGAAGATTGACGAAGCTAAGAGactgtttgatgaaatgcctgAAAGAAATCTGGTATCTTGGAATTCCATGTTGGCTGGGTTTGTCAAATGCGGGAATGTGGAGGACGCTTTTGGGCTGTTCAGCGAGATGCCTTGTAGGGATGTAGTGTCATGGAACTCCATGTTGGCGTGCTACGCGCAGTGTGGGAAGCTGAATGAGGCCCTGGCACTTTTTGATCAAATGCGGGCTGTGGGCGTAAAGCCAACTGAAGCAACTGTTGTCAGCCTCTTATTGGCTTGTGCCCATTTGGGCGCTTTGGATAAGGGTTTGCATTTGCATACTTATATCAATGATAACAGAATTGAGGTCAATTCCATTGTTGGTACTGCACTTGTGGACATGTATGCGAAATGTGGAAAAATTTCCCTTGCCACGCAAGTTTTTAATGCAATGGAGTCCAAAGATGTTCTAGCTTGGAACACAATCATAGCAGGCATGGCCATACACGGCAATGTCAAAGAAGCCCAACAGCTTTTCAAGGAGATGAAAGACGCAGGTGTTGAACCAAATGACATAACCTTTGTAGCTATGCTCGGTGCCTGTAGCCATGCTGGAATGGTGGATGAAG GGTTCTTGGAGGAGGCTATGGAACTTATAGGGACTATGCCCATGGAGCCCAACCCAAGCGCGTTGGGGGCATTGCTTGGAGGCTGCAGGATCCATGGCAACTTTGAGCTGGGTGAGATGGTGGGAAAACGCCTCATCAACCTTCAGCCATGCCACAGTGGCCG CTACATCCTCCTCTCAAACATATATGCAGCAGCAAAAAAATGGGACGATGCAAGAAAAGTGAGGAACCTTATGAAGGTCAACGGCATTTCCAAGGTGCCAGGAGTGAGCGTGATTGAGCTGAAAGGCATGGTGCATCGATTTGTGGCTGGTGATTGGTCACACCCGGAATCAAACAAGATATATGAGAAGTTGAATGAGATACACACAAGGCTGAAGAGTGCAATTGGGTATTCAGCAGATACCGGGAATGTGTTGTTGGACATGGAAGAGGAAGATAAAGAACATGCTCTAGCTGTTCATAGTGAGAAGCTGGCCATTGCTTATGGGCTACTACACTTGGATTCAAAAGAAGCCATTAGGATTGTGAAGAACCTTAGGGTTTGCAGAGATTGTCACCATGTCATCAAGCTGATTTCAAAGGTTTATGGGCGAGAAATTATTGTAAGGGATCGGAATCGGTTTCATCATTTTGAAGATGGTGAATGTTCCTGTCTTGATTTTTGGTAG
- the LOC117923398 gene encoding pentatricopeptide repeat-containing protein At3g29230-like isoform X3, producing MSRTPNPLTNPPSNPQILSLFNPCKTLRHLKQLHAQIITHHNSPFQLSALASLSALSPFPTFLAYAKTIFHHLQNPPPSLYNSLIRALSSSKTPLEALPLYHTMLQSGLKPDHMMYPFVIKACNESSVTWFGLLVHTHVVKSGFECDSYIVSSLIHLYANGKDLGAAKQLFNLCSDRDVVSWNAMIDGYVKHVEMGHARMVFDRMVCRDVISWNTMINGYAIVGKIDEAKRLFDEMPERNLVSWNSMLAGFVKCGNVEDAFGLFSEMPCRDVVSWNSMLACYAQCGKLNEALALFDQMRAVGVKPTEATVVSLLLACAHLGALDKGLHLHTYINDNRIEVNSIVGTALVDMYAKCGKISLATQVFNAMESKDVLAWNTIIAGMAIHGNVKEAQQLFKEMKDAGVEPNDITFVAMLGACSHAGMVDEGQKLLDCMSSSYGIEPKIEHYGCVIDLLACAGFLEEAMELIGTMPMEPNPSALGALLGGCRIHGNFELGEMLHPPLKHICSSKKMGRCKKSEEPYEGQRHFQGARSERD from the exons ATGAGCAGAACTCCAAACCCACTCACAAATCCTCCTTCAAACCCTCAAATCCTCTCCCTCTTCAACCCCTGCAAAACCCTGAGACATCTCAAACAACTCCATGCCCAGATCATCACCCACCATAACTCTCCTTTTCAACTCTCTGCCTTGGCCTCTCTCTCTGCCCTTTCCCCATTTCCAACGTTCCTGGCCTATGCCAAGACCATCTTCCACCACCTCCAAAACCCACCTCCCTCACTCTACAACTCCCTCATCAGAGCCCTCTCCTCAAGTAAAACCCCACTTGAAGCACTCCCATTGTACCACACTATGCTCCAAAGTGGCCTAAAGCCTGATCACATGATGTACCCTTTTGTTATAAAAGCTTGTAATGAGTCATCCGTGACTTGGTTTGGGTTATTGGTTCATACCCATGTTGTTAAAAGTGGTTTTGAGTGCGATTCTTATATTGTCAGCTCTTTGATTCATTTATATGCAAATGGGAAAGATTTGGGTGCTGCTAAGCAGCTTTTTAATCTGTGTTCTGACAGAGATGTGGTTTCTTGGAATGCAATGATTGATGGGTATGTTAAGCATGTTGAAATGGGGCATGCTCGGATGGTGTTTGATAGGATGGTGTGTAGGGACGTGATTTCTTGGAATACTATGATCAATGGCTATGCAATTGTTGGGAAGATTGACGAAGCTAAGAGactgtttgatgaaatgcctgAAAGAAATCTGGTATCTTGGAATTCCATGTTGGCTGGGTTTGTCAAATGCGGGAATGTGGAGGACGCTTTTGGGCTGTTCAGCGAGATGCCTTGTAGGGATGTAGTGTCATGGAACTCCATGTTGGCGTGCTACGCGCAGTGTGGGAAGCTGAATGAGGCCCTGGCACTTTTTGATCAAATGCGGGCTGTGGGCGTAAAGCCAACTGAAGCAACTGTTGTCAGCCTCTTATTGGCTTGTGCCCATTTGGGCGCTTTGGATAAGGGTTTGCATTTGCATACTTATATCAATGATAACAGAATTGAGGTCAATTCCATTGTTGGTACTGCACTTGTGGACATGTATGCGAAATGTGGAAAAATTTCCCTTGCCACGCAAGTTTTTAATGCAATGGAGTCCAAAGATGTTCTAGCTTGGAACACAATCATAGCAGGCATGGCCATACACGGCAATGTCAAAGAAGCCCAACAGCTTTTCAAGGAGATGAAAGACGCAGGTGTTGAACCAAATGACATAACCTTTGTAGCTATGCTCGGTGCCTGTAGCCATGCTGGAATGGTGGATGAAGGTCAAAAACTCTTAGACTGCATGAGCAGCAGTTATGGGATTGAACCAAAGATTGAGCATTATGGTTGTGTTATTGATCTCCTTGCCTGTGCAGGGTTCTTGGAGGAGGCTATGGAACTTATAGGGACTATGCCCATGGAGCCCAACCCAAGCGCGTTGGGGGCATTGCTTGGAGGCTGCAGGATCCATGGCAACTTTGAGCTGGGTGAGATG CTACATCCTCCTCTCAAACATATATGCAGCAGCAAAAAAATGGGACGATGCAAGAAAAGTGAGGAACCTTATGAAGGTCAACGGCATTTCCAAGGTGCCAGGAGTGAGCGTGATTGA